From the Chiloscyllium plagiosum isolate BGI_BamShark_2017 chromosome 10, ASM401019v2, whole genome shotgun sequence genome, the window agcccttcatcaggaatcaattctcctgctcctcggatgctgcctgacctgctgtgcttttccagtgccccacgtttcgactctgatctccagcattagcagtcttcactttttttcTCATAATTGCATTATTGCAAATTGTTTTTCAGTTTTCTAATCTCTTTGATGTAGATAGACTTGAACAAAACTATTAAAAATCTGAACCCTTTTTCTTAAGttaataaatgaaatgaaatatagatatttgaaataaaaatgaaatgaaaattgcaCTATGAAGTAACAGGTATGTCACAAAAATGGCCAGATTGGCTTCAAACCACCACATGCAATTAGTCTTGGCTGACAGCTCCTATTGATTTTTATTTGAAGTTTATTGAGCTATCCAAAGCCTGCATCAATGGATTTTCTGTCATTCTGATTCCATAGCTCTATTGTAAATTCTCGTGGATTTAATATTGGAATGATGACACATGCAACCCTCCAGTGGCAGAATGGAAAATTCCTATAAAGCAACAATATCAAATTTATTGCTACCTTCtcatcaacctggtcagagatgttattccacaCATTGAACCTAGGCCCACATGTTGACTTAAAGGTACTTTATAGTTATTTTAATTAATCGGTATAGACACATAGAGCTTCACTCCTTCAGATGTgactcagaggtggggacactgcCATTGCACCATCTTGTGTCCCATCTTGTTTCTTTATATCCTGGGGAATTTAATGGAGATATAACAGTGCATATGTATTCGTCAAAAAGGTTGTCCCTTGGCTTCTGCTGGATTTTCCTGTGTTGGGGATGGCAGTCTGCTCCCTTGTTTAATTAAGGTGAAACTCTGCCTCAGAGGACTAAAATTAAAACTGTGGGCCCAGTGAAAGTCCAGCTTCCAGGGGCATCTTTTATATGTGAAACTTTGCCTCATTGCTTCCATTGAAGTACCAGTGCTTGATCTGTTGCACAAGTGTGGTTTCCTCTCTCACTGGCATCTGGACTGAAAAAAGTTGGGTTCAATCCACTATAGCTCAGAGCATATAATCTATGCTGACACTTCATTGAGAAATGACTGGTTTCAGAGGAGGTTCCCCATGATTATGCCTGGAATGGAAatttaagttatgaggaaagttcagataggcttgggttgttttcattggagcagagaaaCTAAAGGgcaatctgattgaggtgtacaggaTTGAGGGGTGTACAAGTTGTGGATGAGGAGCCATTATTCCCCTAAATTGGAAAGTCATTTGTGAGGGGCAAGGTCATTTgtgaggggcaggaggtttaaaagggatgtgagggaAAAACCTTTTTACCCAGTGGATGGTGAtggtctggaatgagctgcctcagagggtggtagaggcaaaGTATCTCGCGTCCTTTACTAAGTAGCACTTggcatgtcataacattcaaagctgtgTGCGAGTTGCTGGTGTTGGTTGAATAgactcttctgcactgtatgattctatggctgcATGATTGGGTGTTCACCTTTGTATGAGAACATAGGTTTGAGTGTTGGGAGTATTTCTGTTGAGTGAAAGAAGACGAAgaagagtttttttaaattatgaagggTTTTGAGACAATTTGGTAAATAGCTTTATTGAAATCTTGATCAGTTGTtggagggcatcaatttaaatgAGTTAGGTAAGTTAGGATAAACCTGTAGTGCTTTCACATAAAGTAGTGAAAGCAGAGGCTACTGCATCTTTTAATGGAAGAGAAGAATATTTGAAGAGGTAAGATTTTGAGAATAAGTAACTTGTGAGATGGTTTTAAATTGTTTTAGCAGCAAGTTAGGTCACCAAAATACTCCTTGCGTAAATTCCTGTGATTTTAAATTCTCTATGCAACTCCTTCCCTAAGCAATAACAAAgaaacttcattttttaaaaaaagtgtaagGTAGAATATTTAAGCTTCAGTGTTATTTCCATATAATCAGTGCCCtgttaaaagaaaacacagaaaaaatgCATCAGACATCAAATGCCTTTGGTATGTCTGGAAAATGTGTGCATGGATGTTTGGGAAAAACAGGAACTGCTTAGCTGTGACgttattgttttgttttcaaagaatAGTTAATTTGGTGATGCATAGAAGATGGTTACTCAGTGGGAAgtaaatggttaaaaaaaactgtagattTAAATAATTTCAGCATAATTTGCAAGAATTGCATTTCAGATACAGTCATTTGCTAGTCAGCATTAGTGAATTAAATGCTATATGTCAACAAGGCCAGATACTTTTTGTTATGCCTGTTCAGAGATTCTGATAACTTGTAAATTATTAGAACAGCACAAACCAATGATTCTTACACTTCCAGGaaagctaattttaaaaattcagaaaagaattaaaCCTTGCATGTTTAACCAGTTCTGTGAATTGTTAATGAACATTGTAGCAAGTGACCTACTTCCTGCCTTTGCTCCACCTCCCTTAACAGTTTTGATTAACAAAAGTCTGTCAGTCCCCAGTTTAACGTGAATATTTGTTTGAGCACCAATTCCCAAATGTTCTCAATTTTTGCTACTGTGTTTAGAAATgtttccagatttcactcctaaaTTTTTGTTCTATATTTTTGGATTGGGCCTCTAAATGTTGAACTCTGCATCCACCAGAGATGGTGTGTGTTCAAAGAACCCAGCTGTTACCTTGAAGATATATGAATTGTAGAACATATGTGCTTTTATGCTTGGATCAGCTAATGATTGGTATCTTTCTGGTTTGTATAGCTGAGCGTCTCACTGGTTGAACTCATTCTATTTTCGTGTATTCCGTGCCAATCCATAATATAAAGTAATTAACCATCATTCAAAAAAATTTAGCATTCATTAAAGTTGCAAACAAACAAATTTTTTGAAGTGGCAGGAGTAACTAAAAACATCTTTGGTTTGTGCTTTTCTACATAAACATTGCAAAAAGCACATtctctgcaaataaaaaaaactttgcattgAACTTCTGAAttaaagaaactttttttttgattgtTAGGTATTATGCTCCTTTCTTGTTCCCTTGAAGCTGCCAAGCTGAAATGAACTATATGTGGAGTTAAACTGAAACTGCATGGTGGCTGTTTTTTTTGTAGATCTCCTGTTATTATTTTATCCTCTCTTTGTTGCTCCTCAATTATTATTTAGGATTCTGTTGGTTTTGCACATTTTTCCACTATCTAGCAATAATACATTGTCTGTTCTTGCTGTTGTGAAATACTGGTGTAATTTGATTTCTTCTGCATGTTTCAGAATGCCAGCCCTTAGTTGTCGGTTTTACCAACACAAATTTCCAGAGGTGGAAGATGTGGTGATGGTAAATGTCCGCTCCATTGCGGAGATGGGTGCCTATGTCAGTCTTCTCGAATATAACAACATTGAAGGCATGATTCTTCTCAGTGAACTTTCAAGAAGGCGTATCCGATCTATCAACAAACTGATTCGAATTGGTAGAAATGAATGTGTTGTTGTAATCCGAGTCGACAAAGAGAAAGGTATGCAGATTTTGATAACCGTCTGTCGTGTTTTTGCAGATTTAGAAATGGTGTGCCGTTAATGATGACAACTGGAGCTTCATTAATGGTTCATTCTTTATGTTTGCTAATCTCTGGCTCACTGGTTGTGCTTTTACTTCTGAGACATCTGGTGTGGCTTTAAAACTCACCTGAGGAATTTGAACACACAGTGTAGATTGCCAGTGCAGTGTTGAGTTACAATTTGGGTTAATCTTTTTAAATGAAGGCCCCAACTGCTCTCTGGAGTAGATGTTTCAATTCCAATAGTATTGGGAGATGAGCACGACAGTTCTTATGGATAACATTCATCTCCCAGCAGTTCCATCAAGCATGTTTTCGTTTTTATTGGTCTTCTGTGCCTACTGTTTGTACAcacttcaaaataaattaattgccTCTTAGAGCCTGAGGAGTggtacggtgactcagtgattaccactgctgcctcacagcaccagggacccgggtttgattccagcctctggtctgtgtggagtttgcacagcctCCCCgtgtcaggagaaatgtagagtaatagatagggaaatgggtctgcgtggtttactcttcagagggtcagtgtggatagagatgtacagtatggaaacagaccctttggtccaactcgtccatgctgaccagatatcccaacccaatctagtcccacctgccagcacccggcccatatccctccaaacccttcctattccaatacccatccagatgccttttaaatgttacaattttgctagcctccaccacttcctctggcaagtttccacactgtaggaattctatgattctataatgagAGAGATCTAAATAATTCAGTTATTTTATGTAATGTCAGTTGTTTGTGACTTTTCTCATATTTAGAAAGGAACATGTTTCGAGCACAAGGTTAATTAACCTATGAAATATGATCTGACCATTCTTGGTAAATTCCAAAATCACAATGAGTATTTTCATGTTTTTACTTATGTACAGATATCATGTGTGAATTGCAATTTGTAGCCATTTGTCTTATTTGTCCAAATGGTGAATTTGAATCATTGTTATCAGTCCATTCCAAAAAGTCCATTCCCTAATCACTGACCTCATCCCTCCACTTAATGATAGAGCAGACTTTTCATAATCTTTGCAACCTGTTCAATTCTAAGATGAACTTCCACCCATATACTTGCTCCCTAACACAAAGCTGCCAGCTTTCACCTCCATTGTGGTCTATGGTCCTGTTTCAACTCATCTGCTAAAACTCTCGCTCGttcattcatttagtatctctacACTTAACTGAACTAGTGCTCTCCTGTCAGGTCTCCCAAACACAAATCTTGTTCCTGTCACCTCTGCACTTATTGATCTATTTTGGCCtggttttttaaatttaattttcattctCAATTCCATATTCCATGTCCACATACACTCTATCTCTCtaaatcctccaagcctgcaaCTCCAAGAGCTCTGCATATTTCCCAATACTGGCATCCTGCCTGTTCTATATTTTAATTGCTCTTCATTGTGGTCTTTCCTTCAGATGCGTTGACACTGAATTCTGGAATTCATGCCTGAGTGCTCATGgactctctcgctctcttcctCCATCTCTCCATTTAAAGCACACTTTTTAacctggggcagcacggtggctcagtggctagcactgctgcctcacagtgccagggacccaggttcaattccagcctcgggcgactgtctatgtggagtttgcacattctccccatgtctgcgtgggtttcctccgggtgctccggtgtcctcccacagtccaaagatgtgcaggtcagatgaattggccgtgctaaattgcccatggtgttaggtgcattagtcagagggaaactggtctgggtgggttactctttggagtgtcggtgtggacttgttgggccgaagggcctgtttccacattgcagggaatctaatcgacTGCAACAGTCCTGAGATCTTGTGTGAAGTCACATTTTCTTCATTAATATTCCTAAATGTTTTTGgatgttttactacattaaagaaTTTAGGTAAATGTAAGTTAATCGGAAGTCTTAATGCTGTAGTGTAATGATGTGTGTAATGAAGTAGAGTTATCTGAGCTACACAACTTTCTGAAACATGATGGGATCCTGGTTTCATGATCCTTAATTTCACTAGGTAGCTTTTCAACATACTGGAATGTTTTAGCATTGCCTCTTACAGCAGGAGATTTTGGCCATTGTGGTTCATTGTATTGTACTCGTCTTGTTTGATCCAGGTTACATTGATTTGTCAAAGCGCAGAGTTTCACAAGAAGAAACTATAAAATGTGAAGACAAATTTACTAAGAGCAAGACTGTAAgcattctttctttttttaaaaaaaaacatgtatttAATACATTGTATGAAAGAATTTAGTATTGTACTGATGGGCTCCTCAGCAGCAGCAACTGAGTACACCtgactattttttttttaaaaaaggtaacacACTGAAAAGAATGTGCTTTTATGCAGGTTTTTTGTGGCAGCATGCCAGTGACATTGCATGAACTGCAGATACTAAAAAAATGCATAACTTGTGTGTACATATACAATTTTTGGACATGTGACTTGACTCTGTTAATGTGACAACGAAGGTAAAGATTTGGTGTGTGTACATATTAGCAACATTAGTATTGCCAGTCCTTCTCATAAGTGAACCCACATCTGTTGATTTGAGGAGTTTGCTTTTACTGTGCAGTATCTAGGCAGATAATAGTGTAACCAGTGAGCAGTATGACAAAGGAACTTGTACTTTGTTTGAAAGGGACATCATGATCCTTACAAGTTCACTCGCATATGTGCCTACATTCTTCCATTAACCCACTTAGTGAGAAAAAATATGTTGTCCAGTCCTTTAGTCCAGAGTCATGAAGGAAATGTACAGAATAACTATTAtaacaattcaataaaaatccctCAAATTTAAAAACACTCTGCCTTGCCTAGTTATGTTAAATATGGTTGCTTCTGGTCAGCTTTCATGACTTCCAAGTATTAAGTTGGAGCTTAATGGCATCTATTGTTGATAAGGTACTTAGCCATGTCTCTTCTGTTTGTATGTGTTTGTCCAGGGACCATGAGCCTCTTTGGACTACCAATTAAACTGGGTACCACTCTCCCATTAGTGAATTTTTTTCAGGCAACACTTGATGTCTTTGCAAGAAGGTTATTTCTCATGTGAATGACCCCTTGTaatcaatgaaacaaaacctGTTCTCTCAGACTGATATCAGTTACACATGCCAATCTAATACTTGACTCTAATAGATGAAACTAATAGTTGTAAATTAACTCTTTAAAAACCCTGAATCTTGCACTGAAAAATCTTTCAATTTTATAATAAGTCAACTCTAAATATGACAGTAAAAAccatgactgcagatgcaggaaaccagattctggattagtgtgctggaagagcacagcagttcaggcagcatccgaggagcagtaaaatcgacatttcgggcaaaagcccttcatcaggaataaaggcagagagcctgaagcgtggagagatgagctagaggagggtgggagtggggagaaagtagcatagagtacaataggtgagtgggggagggaatgaaggtgataggtcagggaggagggtggagcagataggtggaaaagaagataggcaggtNNNNNNNNNNNNNNNNNNNNNNNNNNNNNNNNNNNNNNNNNNNNNNNNNNNNNNNNNNNNNNNNNNNNNNNNNNNNNNNNNNNNNNNNNNNNNNNNNNNNNNNNNNNNNNNNNNNNNNNNNNNNNNNNNNNNNNNNNNNNNNNNNNNNNNNNNNNNNNNNNNNNNNNNNNNNNNNNNNNNNNNNNNNNNNNNNNNNNNNNNNNNNNNNNNNNNNNNNNNNNNNNNNNNNNNNNNNNNNNNNNNNNNNNNNNNNNNNNNNNNNNNNNNNNNNNNNNNNNNNNNNNNNNNNNNNNNNNNNNNNNNNNNNNNNNNNNNNNNNNNNNNNNNNNNNNNNNNNNNNNNNNNNNNNNNNNNNNNNNNNNNNNNNNNNNNNNNNNNNNNNNNNNNNNNNNNNNNNNNNNNNNNNNNNNNNNNNNNNNNNNNNNNNNNNNNNNNNNNNNNNNNNNNNNNNNNNNNNNNNNNNNNNNNNNNNNNNNNNNNNNNNNNNNNNNNNNNNNNNNNNNNNNNNNNNNNNNNNNNNNNNNNNNNNNNNNNNNNNNNNNNNNNNNNNNNNNNNNNNNNNNNNNNNNNNNNNNNNNNNNNNNNNNNNNNNNNNNNNNNNNNNNNNNNNNNNNNNNNNNNNNNNNNNNNNNNNNNNNNNNNNNNNNNNNNNNNNNNNNNNNNNNNNNNNNNNNNNNNNNNNNNNNNNNNNNNNNNNNNNNNNNNNNNNNNNNNNNNNNNNNNNNNNNNNNNNNNNNNNNNNNNNNNNNNNNNNNNNNNNNNNNNNNNNNNNNNNNNNNNNNNNNNNNNNNNNNNNNNNNNNNNNNNNNNNNNNNNNNNNNNNNNNNNNNNNNNNNNNNNNNNNNNNNNNNgacctatcaccttcattccctcccccactcacctattgtactctatgctattttctccccccccccaccctcctgtagcttatctctccacgtttcaggctctctgcctttattcctgatgaagggcttttgcccgaaacgtcgattttactgctcctcggatgctgcctgaactgctgtgctcttccagcaccactaatccagaatctaaatATGACAGCCCACTTGGGAttgaacagatttaaaataatccaTCAGTGTATCACTGAGGGACTTTTGCGTTGTTGAATATGTCTTTCCTGTGATGCTTCATGTACTTTTGTCTGATTTTTTATTTGTGTAGATACAAATTCAAGGCATTGTTCTAAGAATCATGGGGAGTTCTGGTGTCCCCAACAATTAGCACAAATTGATTGCCACTTTTGACATTTTACAAAGCTCTGATTGCACTTCAGTGGGAATTCATTACTAGGAAGTACTTTGATATCTTTCAAACAATTGTCTATCATTCTAATGAATGTTCTTGTATAAGAATAAAGGCACACGTGTTTACTTTTCAACAGGTATATAGCATTTTGCGACATGTGGCAGAGGTGCTCGAATATACTAAAGATGAACAACTGGACAGTCTGTTTCAGAGAACTGCTTGGGTCTTTGATGAGAAGTACAAGAGGCCTGGATATGGAGCTTATGATGCATTTAAACATGCAGTTTCGTAAGAAATAATTTAGTTGTGCTTCATTGAAGAGGTGGGAGATTTGGAGAAGTTCCTCATGAAATTGATTTGTATTAAAACTTATTTTGCAGACCAACTGATATAGTGTGTTTAAGGACTCCAGGCTAAACCCTTACCAAGAGAAATCCTGCTACGTGTATTAGGGCTTACTGTTGAGAGCCCTGTTCTAAGCTGAATCAGTTATCACATAATTTTTCCAGAAGTATCAAAAATTTAATAGGATATGCATGTATCCTATTAACACTGTAGTTGTGCCAAAGAAATCTAATTTAGTGTTCAACTCATCTGGAGCAACTCAGTTGCCACTTGATGGCAGCAGTTCCATTCTTTACTGACAGGATGCCATTAAATTGGACGATTTCAAGTGGAATGTACCTTTCCTAAGACACCAACTCACTTAATCAGGGAATgtggtgatgtagtggtaatgttactagGCTGGTAACCCAGATCTGAGGACTAATGTCCCGGGGACAGGAGTTCAAATCACAGCACAGCAGATAGTGAAATGTGAAATGAATAAAATCTGAAACCAAAGCCAGCCTAATAGCACCTGTTTAACCATTGTCTTGTCTGGTTCACTTTTTCGTACCTTATCTGAtttagcctacatgtgattccagaccactGCAATATTATTtacttttaattgccctctggaaaACCATGGAGAACCAAGCAGTgtagggcaattaaggatgggcatcaAATACCAGCCTTGATAGTGATATCAACTTCCCAATTCTAAACAAAATTTCAGTTGAATTTACGCAATAGTTTggcttttcaaaatatttcaatgcaTTCAAATAACACATTGCATCTAAGTACCATTAGTAGTTTATATTTTATCAATTtatagggttttttttttagtttttaatttCAGGCCTAGCATTGAAGAAGCTTTTTAATGCCAGCATTAAAAACTTCTTCAATGCTCGGCCTGAAATTAAAGTTCCATTTCAGTACTCCCTCTGTAGCTCATTCTTACCAAGTCCATTATCTAGAATTTTGAATTATATTGATTTTaaatgtggttttgaaattttaaattcaCATTAAAGTGTCATTCAGTAATGCTGCTATATAGTAAACCAACTGCCATAAATTAATATGCAGTGTTAAAAGGGTAGAATCACCTTAGTCTTACCATTGCACTGTCTTAGAGAAAGATGACAGGTATtagtttaacccaagggtcaccattcctcaggcaaggggaaaggttgagaaggagagccttttgtggtaacctcagttggtgtgggaattgaacccacggtGTTGTCATCACCTTGCCATTTAGGCATCCAGCCTTATCTGCTTCCTGCAATCTTAACTTACTCTTTTTTATGATGCAAGTTAAACATAATCCAATAAAATGATTGAACAGATTTCAATGGCCTATTTTTATGTTGCCATTAGGTTTTTTTATTACTTAGAATCATCAGAAATTTATGGCACAAAAAAAGCCGAATGAACTGATCTGGTCCATTCTAGTCTGTTTTTGTAGGTACTGATAATTTGAAGGATCTCAGCTTGCCATGTGGATTCTTTAGACAAAATCTGCAGTAATTTTGCATCAAAGAGGAGActctacacttttttttaaaaaaaatctggtgaAGTCCAGTGAACAATAAAATATTGTATAAATACTCAACCCTAGAGCATCTCAAGAATTCTTCACAATAATGTCCTCAGCCTAGCTGTCCTCCGTTGTTCCATCAGTGGCCTTCCTTCCATCTCTAAAGTCAGAAGGGGTGTTGTTCATTGATTGCTAAATGTTCAATGCCAGTTATGGTTCCTCTGGTACTTAAAAACACTTTATCCGTTTCCAGCAAAACCACAGTGCAAAGCTAAGTTCCAAGCAGTGACCccttccaacaagagagaaactgACCATTacacttgatgttcaatggcattaccattattaAGGCatccattatcaatatcctgggacgTTGAACTGGACCGGTCTTACCAATACTATAGtgacaagaataggtcagaggagagaaatcctgcagtgaataagtcacgtcctgtctccccaaagtctgtATTCTGACTACAAGAT encodes:
- the eif2s1b gene encoding eukaryotic translation initiation factor 2 subunit 1b, with translation MPALSCRFYQHKFPEVEDVVMVNVRSIAEMGAYVSLLEYNNIEGMILLSELSRRRIRSINKLIRIGRNECVVVIRVDKEKGYIDLSKRRVSQEETIKCEDKFTKSKTVYSILRHVAEVLEYTKDEQLDSLFQRTAWVFDEKYKRPGYGAYDAFKHAVSDPTILDSLDLTEEERGVLLENIRRRLTPQAVKIRADIEVACYGYEGIDAVKESLRAGLDCSTELMPIKINLIAPPRYVMTTTTLERTEGLSILNQAMSAIKERIEEKRGVFNIQMEPKVVTDTDETELARQLERLERENAEVDGDDDADEMEAKTEE